The window GGCCTGCTGGCGGTCCGCGCCGCGCACGCCGTCCCACGGCTTGCCCGACATCATCACTACCAGTGGATCCGGTCTCCGACCGTCCCCCGTGCCCTCGATGCCCACCGTCGACTCCGATCCCCTGCGTCCCTGGACAGTCCCTCCTCCTGTGTCGGTCATCGGCGGCTCTACGTTGCAGGGCTGCCGAGTGACTTCCACGGCTCAAAGAATTTCCGCGTCATCAGCGTGTGCGTCTCAGCGGCGAACGTGGTGTATCGCCGGAACACCGCTTCCTCGGTCAGGTCGGCTCCGGACTGCCGCGACCCCTTGGCCTTCGTGGACTTCGCCGCCGGAGCGGGCGCGCCGAACGCGACCGGCTGGGCGGCAGCCTCGCTGTCCGTGCTCTGCAGGCCCGCGTTCAGCGTCTGCGCCCCGCCCGCGCCGCCCACCGATGGCGAGAACACGGTGTCGACCCAGTAGTTGGTGTCGTTGCCCGACGTCGGGAAGCCCGTGGAGCCATAGCGGTACACGCCGTTCGGCGCACCCGCCTGGGCCCGCGGCGCGTGCAGCGGCGCCCGGTCGACACCGTTGAACTCGAACGTGCCGTAGGTGACCGAGTAGTGCCCGTTCGGCGCGTAGTACGACGCGATGTACGTCGTGCCCGGGCTGACCGCGATCGGCGACGCGAAGTTCGCCTGCTGCCACCCACCCGCGGTCTCACCGCTGAACGTCACGGTGCCCAACAGGGTTCCGGTGTCGGTCCACAGGTGGCCGACGTGCGTTCCGGTGTTGCCGGATCCCTTGTAGAACCGGATTCCGCTGACCGTGCCCGCGGTGTCCACGGTGAAGCGCACCCCGAGTTCCAGCGGGCCGTTGTCGTTGGCCGACGGGATCGACGGTGTCGCCGTGTCCGGGAACAAGGTGCACGGGCAGCCGGACCCGGCGGGCTGGGCCGTGGTGAACGTCCACGTCACCGACGCCGACATGGTGTTGCCCGTCGTGTCCTTCGCCCCGGACACCGTCGCCCGGTAGCTGGTCGCGCTCTGCAGCGGCGCCGACGGCTGGAAGGACGCCGTGCGGGTGGCCGCGTTGTAGCTCAGGGTTCCGGGCACCGCGGTGCCACCGGCGGTCGGGGCCACGGAGAACACCGGGGTGTTCGCCTGGATGTCCTCGTCGAACGTCGCCGAGATGGCGCCCGTGGGCGGGACACTGCTCACCCCGTCGGCCGGGTTCGTCGCGGTGACGGTCGGCGCCGTGGTGTCCGGCGGCGCGACGTTGGTGAAGATCGCGTCGACCCAGTAGTTCGACGACCGGTAGCTGTCGATCGGGAAGCCCGAGGTGCCGTACCGGTAGAGCCCGTTGGTCTGCGCCGAATTCGCCGGCGCGTGCAGCGGCGCGTTGTCCACACCGGACACGAAGTAGTCCAGGTTGGACGAGTAGCGGCCGACCGGCGCGAAGTACGAGACCACATAGGTCGTGCCCGCGGTGACCGCGACCGGGTTGGCGAACTTCAGCGTCTGCCAGCCGCTCGCCGTCTCGGCGGTGAACGTCCCGCCCGCCAGCTTGGCGCCGGTGTTGGACCACAGGCTGCCGGTGTGCGTGCCGGTGTTGCCCGCGCCCTTGTAGAAGCGGACGCCGGAGATCCAGCCGTTGGTGTCCGGGATGACCCGCATGCCGAGTTCGACCGCGTTGCTGTCGTTGGTCGACGCCGTGCCCGGAACCGCGCTGTCACTGAACAGCGTGCAGGGGCAGGCGCCGATGCCGGAGGTGGTGAACGACCAGCTGAACGCTGTCAGCATGGCGTTGCCGCTGGTGTCGGTCGCCTTCGCGGTGGCGGTGTAGACGGTCGCGGGCGACAGCGCGGTGGTCGGCTGGAACTTCGCCGTGCGCGAGCCCGGGTCGTAGGTGACCGTGCCCGTGCGGTTGCCCGGGTTCAGCGTGAACTGCACGGTTCCCGCGTTGACCGCCTCGTTGAACGTCGCCGTGAGCGCGGCGTTGACCGGCACGCTCTTGGCGCCGTTGCCTGGGGTCACCGAGCTGACCGTCGGGGCCGTCAGGTCCGGGTCCGGCACGAAGACCGCGTCGACCCAGTAGTTCGCGCCGCCGCCGTTGATCGGGAAGGCGCCGCCGCTGCCGTAGCGGTAGACACCGCTCGGGCCGTCGGTGCCGTTCGCGATGGCGTGCAGCGGCGGGTTGTCGACCGCGGCGTTGAGCCCACCGAGGGTCGCCGAGTAGAAGCCGCCCGTGTGGTACGACACGACATAGGTCGTGTTGGCGCTGATCTGCACCGGGGTGGAGAAGTTGGCCTGCTGCCAGCCGGAACTGGACTCATTGCTGAAGGTCACGGTCGCCAGCTGCGTTCCGGTGTTGGACCACAGCGTGCCCTTGTGGGTGCCGACGTTCTGCGGTCCCTTGTAGAACCGCACGCCGGTGATCTTGCCGCTGACGTCGGAGCGAAGCCGCATGCCGAGCTCGACACCGCTGGCGTCGTTGACCGTGACGATGGTCGGCGTAGCGGTCTCATCCCAGACCGTGCAGGGGCACACGCCTGGCGGTTTCGGTGTGGCCTGCGTGGTGAACGACCACTGCACAGGCGTCGTCATGGTGTTGCCCGCGGTGTCCTTCGCCCCGGAAACCGTGACGGAGTAGGCGGTCGAGTTCGCCAGCGGCGAGGTCGGGGTGAAGGTGGCGCGGCGGGTCGCGGCGTCGTAGGCGACACTGCCGGGAACCGTGACGTTGCTCGGGTTGCGCACGACGAAGCTGATCGTCGCGGGCTGCACCGGCTCATCGAAGCCCACGACCACCGTGGTCGACGCGGACACGCTGGAACTGTTGGGCTGCGGCGTGACCGGGGTGCCCGACGGCGCGATGGTGTCCGGCGGTGCGACGGTGTCGAAGACCGCGTCCACCCAGTAGTTGCCGCCCTTGTAGCTCTCGGACGGGAAGCCGAACGAGCCGTAGCCGAAGACGCCGTTGAGCGCGGTCTCCTGCGTGGCGGGGGCGTGCAGCGGCGGCGCCGAATAGCCGGAGTTGCCGAAGAAGTACGCGTCCGCGGCGTAATGCCCATTGGGCGCGTTGTAGGAGACGATGTACTGCGTGTTGGGCTGGACCGCGACCGCCGGGTTGAACCCCGCGGTCTGCCAGCCGGAAGCCGTCTCGTTGGTGAAGGTCGCCGTCGCCAGCTGCTGGCCCGAGGCCGTCCACAGACCGCCGACGTGCACACCGGTGTTGCCCGCGCCCTTGTAGAAGCGGACGCCGGTCAGGTAGCCGGCGGTGTCCACAGTGAACCGGGTGCCGACGTTGATCGAGCTGGTGTCGTTGGTGGCGGGCGTCTTCGGGACCGCCAGGTCCGGGAACAGGGTGCACGGGCAGGTGCTGTTGACCGTCACCGACGCGGGCGTGCTGTCGGTGTTGACGCTGTCGTCGGTCGCCCGTGCCTTGATGTCGATGGATCCCCGGCGCGGGATGCTTCCGGTGTAGGACCAAGTCTCACGGCCGTTGGCCGGGTGCCAGCTGGCACCGCCGTCGAGGGACACCTCGACGCCGCCGACGCGGCTGCCGTCGACGGCCGTGCCGGTGACGGTGATCGTGTCGCCGCTGTTGACCGTCGCGCCTGGAGCGGGCGAGGTGATCGTCGTGTTGGGCGCGGTCACGTCACTCGACGCGGTCGCCGCGACCAGCCCGGCCATCAGCGTCGTGGGCTGCACACCCATGTCCGCGAACAGGTTGACCGTGGCCTGCTGCATCCGCTGGTCGGTGTTGACCACCGCGCCGTCGTGGTTGTCGTCCAAGCCCCACGACCACTGCACGGTGCCCGCGCCGAAGACGAGAGCGCCGCTTGCCGCGCGGTAGAGCGTCATGCGGTGGGTGGCCTCGCCGGGCGCCACGGACGAGCCGTGGTCCATCAGCTTGGCCGCGACGGTCTCGGTCGTCTTGGACAGCCGGATCATCCCGTTGGGACGGAACCCGTTGTCCAGGTCCTCATCCCACTCGTATCCCAGCGTGTTGGGTGCGAGGGTGGCGGTCGCACCGGCCAGCTGGGTCGCGACCGAGGTGTTGCGCCAGAAGCGCATCTTGCCGTCGTCGGCGGGAACCTTGATCGCGTAGCTGCAGCAGTTGACCGTCCAGATCTGACCGGTCAGCGCGTTCTCGGGCTTGCCGCCGTCCGACGGCGGGCTGAACCGCGGGTCCCGCCAGGTGCCGGTCCACGCCACGTTCGGGTCGATCTTGGCGTTGGCGTGGGTTTCCTTGTAGGTCACCAAGGTGCGGTAGGACGTGTTGGACCCGTCGATGCTGTTCTCCCAGCGGGTCTTCCAGAAGACCTCGTTGCCGCTGAAGAACGCCAGGTGCACCCCAGCGTCGCGGGCGGCCTCGACGTTGGCCCGCTGCGCGCCCGACCAGTACTCGTCGTGGCCGGTGGAGATGAACATCTTGTGGTTGAGCAGCAGCGAGCCGCTGCGGTCGGCGTCGATGCCGGAGATGTAGCTGACGTCGTAGCCGTTGCGCTCCAGGAACCGGATCATCGGGTACTCGGACCCGAAGACGAAGTCGCGGCCGTCCGGAACGTCGGTGCGAGTGGAGAATGGACGGTTGTAACTGAGCTTGTACGCACGGCTATCGGGCTGGCCGCCGTAGAAGGAGTTGCCGCCCCACACGTTGTAGGCCTGCCACGTCGGGTCGGAGGTCTGGAAGACCATCTTCGACGTGCTCGCGTCATTTCGGACGATGAACACGATGTGGTTGTTCACATCGGTGTCGGTGCGCTGCAGGTTCGCGATGTACACACCGGACACCGCGGTGGACGGTACCGCCCACGAAGCGGAGACCTGCCAGTTGCCGCAGTCGATCAAGCCGGTCGCCGACTGGCTCAGACACGCGGGCTGGGTGCGCGGCGTCGGCGTGATCGGCGTCGCGGTCATCTTCCGCGCGCCGAGGCCGCCGTAGTAGCCGAGCCGGAAGATATCGATCTTGTACGGCGCGGAAGTCTTGACCTTGAAGGAGATCGACTGTCCCACGTTGACACTCATCGAGGTGCCGAAGCCCTCGATGCTCGGGTCGCCACCACCGGTCGCGTCCCAGTTGGCCGTGCCGGGCTTGGAGTTCTCACAAGCCACGGGGCTGACAATGGGCGCGTCACAGGGTCCGGCGGCGACGGCGGTGGGCACCACCGCCAGCGCGGTGAGTCCCGCCGCGATCAACGCCGCCGCGGTCGACATGGCGACCGCTCTGCGAACGCGGTGCGCGAAGCGACGACCACTACCGGCGATCAAGCCGGTGGGTGCGGAAGCGGACACGGCCAATTCCTCTCAAGCCGTCCAGCCGATGAGCACTTCGTCATCGGTGCGGAACGCAGGCACGGCCGGCGTTCCAGTTGTCCCCAGGGCATTTGGTGCGGGTAGTCGACCTCGACGGTCCACCGCGGCGGCCGGTTCGCGAATCACGACACGACACGCACTCCCGCGGTTTTCCGAGTTCTTCGGCACACCGCGGGACACGTTGGATACCACTCAATGTCGTAATCGCGGGTTTCCACGCTCTGTTACAGGTTCCGCGACCATTTGGGGGGTGAACAAAGACCCACTTGCCCTAGCGCCCACACAGCGTGATCGCCACGTGAGAAAAGCGTTACTCGGCGGGCCGAGGCTGGGACTTCCACCACTGGACAAGGCCGCGTAAGCCGTCCTCCAGCTTGATTTCCGGGCGCCAGCCAAGATCGCGCTCGGCGGCGCCGATGTCGGCCAGCCTGCGCGTGACGCCGTTGACCTTGCGGTCCGGACCGTGCTCGGGAACGAGGTCGGAGTCCATTGCGGACAACAGCGCGTTGGCGAGGTCCAGCAGGCTGGTCTCGTGCGCGCTGGCGATGTTGTAGACCGTGTCGGTCACGTCCGCCCGCGCCGCGAGCACGTTCGCCCTGGCGATGTCGTGGACATGCACGAAGTCCATGGTCTGCGCGCCGTCGCCGAAGATCAGCGGCGCCTTGCCGTCGACGACCCGGTCCATCCAGCGAATAAGGACCTCCGTGTACAGACCGTGGACGTCCATTCGCGGGCCGTAAACGTTGAAATAGCGCAAAGCCACGTAGTCCAGGTCGCGCATCGCCTTGAAGCTGCGCAGCATTCCCTCGTTGAACGCCTTCGCGGCGCCGTAGAACGTGTCGTTGTTGTACGGGTGGTGGCGCTCGTCGGTCGGGAAGGTCTCGGCGAGGCCGTACACCGACGCCGACGACGACGCGATGACCTTCTTGACCCCCGCGTCGGCGGCCGCCTCGATGACGGTGAAAGTGCCGTCCACCAGACACTCCAGCGCCAGCCGTGGTTCCTCGGCGCACTGCGTGATGCGGATCGCGGCGAGGTGGAACACCAGATCCATGCCCGCGGTCAGCTCGCCGACCACGGCCCGGTCGTTGATGTCGCCGTCGACCACCCGGAGCCGGTCGCCCGCGACGGCCGAGGCGTCGGCGAGGTTCTCCTTGCGGCCACGCACGAAGTTGTCGAGCACGACGACCTCACGCGCGCCCGCGGCGAGAAGCTGGTCGACCACCGCCGACCCGATGGTCCCGGCACCGCCGGTCACCAGAGCCCGCTGACCCTCGATCGGCTGGGCGGTCATGCGGAAACCCCTTCACTGTCAGCGTCGAGCAGGTCGAGGTCGGCACCCAGGATCGGCATGAACACCCCGCCCTGGGCCAGGCTGGCCGACGCGGCCTCCAAAATGGACAGCACCTGCAAGCCGGACCGACCGTCCGTGAGCGGTGCGCGGCGCTCGGTGATCGACGCGTGGAACTCGGTCATCACCGCGCGCAGCGCCTCCTTCTCCGGCAGCGCCGGGGCGACCATGTCACCGGTGCGGTAGGACACGATCGTCTGCGCGCGGCGGTCCTCACCGAGGTCCGCCGCCTCGGTGCGCTCGACACCGCGGTCGTAGACCGACAGCCGCTGGGTCGGGTTCAGGTCGTCCCAGACGACCGTGCGCGTCGAACCGCCGATGACCATCGTGCGGATCTTGGTGGGGGACAGCCAGTTCACGTGCACGTGCGCCATGGCGCCGCCGGTGAGCTGGATGGTCAGGTGCGCGACGCACGCGTGGCCCGCGCCGATCGGGTCGGACCCGTGCGCGGCGACCGAGAGCACCCGCACGTCGTCCGGCAGGATCGACAGGAAGATCGACAGGTCGTGCGGCGCGAGGTCCCACAGCACGTCGACGTCGGGCTGCACGAGCCCGAGGTTGATCCGCACCGAGTCCAGGTACTGCACCGAGCCGATGCCACCGCCGCGAACCAGCTCGCGGAGGTGCGCGACCGCGGGGGTGTAGCAGTAGGTGTGGTCGAGCATCAGGGTCAGGCCACGGCTGTCCGCGGCCTCGACGAGCTGCCTGCCCTCGGCGTACGTGGCGGCCAGCGGCTTCTCGACCAGCACGTGCTTGCCCGCCTCGAGGGCGGCCATGGCGACCGGCAGGTGCGTCTTGGCGGGCGTCGCGATCGCGACGGCCTGCACGGCCGGGTCGGCGAGCACCTCGTCGAGCGAGTCGGACACCCGGACCGTCGAGTAGTCGCCCAGCACGCGACGGGCGCGGGCGAGGTCGAGGTCGCACAGGTATTCCAGCCGCAGACCGGGTGTGGCCTGCGCGTTGCGGACCAGGTTCGGCCCCCAATAGCCTGCCCCGATTACGGCGAGCCCGATGGTTCCCACGCGGTGAATCCCCTTCAAACGATGTGACGAGTCCGGTTCCCCGAACCGGTTCTCAGTACGCTCCCAAGCCGCTGAACACGGCACGGAAGGTCTTCCAGAGGATCACCGCGTCCAGCGCCAGCGACCAGTCCTCCACATACCGCAGGTCGAGCCGGACCGACTCCGCCCACGTCAGATCACTTCGCCCGCTGACCTGCCAGAGCCCGGTGAGCCCCGGCTTCACCAAGAGCCTGCGGCGCACGTCCGGCGCGTACCGCGCGCTCTCCTCCGGCAGCGGCGGCCGCGGCCCGACCAACGACATCGATCCGGTCAGCACGTTGAGCAGTTGCGGAAGCTCGTCGATCGAGTAGCGGCGCAGCGTCGAGCCGACCCGGGTGATCCGCGGATCCCGGCGCAGCTTGAACAGCAGGCCCGAACCTTCGTTCTGGTCGGCGAGATCTGTCAGCATCCGGTCCGCGTTCTTGACCATGGTGCGGAACTTGATGATGGTGAACTCGCGGCCGTCCTTGCCCACGCGGCGCTGCTTGTAGAACACCGGGCCACGGTTGTCGATCACGATGGCGAGCGCGACAAGCATCATCAGCGGCGCGAGGACGGCGAGCAGCAGGCTCGAGCCGATCTTGTCGACGACGTCCTTGACCACCCGGCGCACACCGGTGAAGGACGGCGCGGTGACCCGCAGCATCGGCATGCCGAGCACGGCGTCGACGTGCAGCCGCGGACCCGCGACC is drawn from Actinokineospora alba and contains these coding sequences:
- a CDS encoding DUF4082 domain-containing protein, encoding MSASAPTGLIAGSGRRFAHRVRRAVAMSTAAALIAAGLTALAVVPTAVAAGPCDAPIVSPVACENSKPGTANWDATGGGDPSIEGFGTSMSVNVGQSISFKVKTSAPYKIDIFRLGYYGGLGARKMTATPITPTPRTQPACLSQSATGLIDCGNWQVSASWAVPSTAVSGVYIANLQRTDTDVNNHIVFIVRNDASTSKMVFQTSDPTWQAYNVWGGNSFYGGQPDSRAYKLSYNRPFSTRTDVPDGRDFVFGSEYPMIRFLERNGYDVSYISGIDADRSGSLLLNHKMFISTGHDEYWSGAQRANVEAARDAGVHLAFFSGNEVFWKTRWENSIDGSNTSYRTLVTYKETHANAKIDPNVAWTGTWRDPRFSPPSDGGKPENALTGQIWTVNCCSYAIKVPADDGKMRFWRNTSVATQLAGATATLAPNTLGYEWDEDLDNGFRPNGMIRLSKTTETVAAKLMDHGSSVAPGEATHRMTLYRAASGALVFGAGTVQWSWGLDDNHDGAVVNTDQRMQQATVNLFADMGVQPTTLMAGLVAATASSDVTAPNTTITSPAPGATVNSGDTITVTGTAVDGSRVGGVEVSLDGGASWHPANGRETWSYTGSIPRRGSIDIKARATDDSVNTDSTPASVTVNSTCPCTLFPDLAVPKTPATNDTSSINVGTRFTVDTAGYLTGVRFYKGAGNTGVHVGGLWTASGQQLATATFTNETASGWQTAGFNPAVAVQPNTQYIVSYNAPNGHYAADAYFFGNSGYSAPPLHAPATQETALNGVFGYGSFGFPSESYKGGNYWVDAVFDTVAPPDTIAPSGTPVTPQPNSSSVSASTTVVVGFDEPVQPATISFVVRNPSNVTVPGSVAYDAATRRATFTPTSPLANSTAYSVTVSGAKDTAGNTMTTPVQWSFTTQATPKPPGVCPCTVWDETATPTIVTVNDASGVELGMRLRSDVSGKITGVRFYKGPQNVGTHKGTLWSNTGTQLATVTFSNESSSGWQQANFSTPVQISANTTYVVSYHTGGFYSATLGGLNAAVDNPPLHAIANGTDGPSGVYRYGSGGAFPINGGGANYWVDAVFVPDPDLTAPTVSSVTPGNGAKSVPVNAALTATFNEAVNAGTVQFTLNPGNRTGTVTYDPGSRTAKFQPTTALSPATVYTATAKATDTSGNAMLTAFSWSFTTSGIGACPCTLFSDSAVPGTASTNDSNAVELGMRVIPDTNGWISGVRFYKGAGNTGTHTGSLWSNTGAKLAGGTFTAETASGWQTLKFANPVAVTAGTTYVVSYFAPVGRYSSNLDYFVSGVDNAPLHAPANSAQTNGLYRYGTSGFPIDSYRSSNYWVDAIFTNVAPPDTTAPTVTATNPADGVSSVPPTGAISATFDEDIQANTPVFSVAPTAGGTAVPGTLSYNAATRTASFQPSAPLQSATSYRATVSGAKDTTGNTMSASVTWTFTTAQPAGSGCPCTLFPDTATPSIPSANDNGPLELGVRFTVDTAGTVSGIRFYKGSGNTGTHVGHLWTDTGTLLGTVTFSGETAGGWQQANFASPIAVSPGTTYIASYYAPNGHYSVTYGTFEFNGVDRAPLHAPRAQAGAPNGVYRYGSTGFPTSGNDTNYWVDTVFSPSVGGAGGAQTLNAGLQSTDSEAAAQPVAFGAPAPAAKSTKAKGSRQSGADLTEEAVFRRYTTFAAETHTLMTRKFFEPWKSLGSPAT
- a CDS encoding Gfo/Idh/MocA family protein translates to MGTIGLAVIGAGYWGPNLVRNAQATPGLRLEYLCDLDLARARRVLGDYSTVRVSDSLDEVLADPAVQAVAIATPAKTHLPVAMAALEAGKHVLVEKPLAATYAEGRQLVEAADSRGLTLMLDHTYCYTPAVAHLRELVRGGGIGSVQYLDSVRINLGLVQPDVDVLWDLAPHDLSIFLSILPDDVRVLSVAAHGSDPIGAGHACVAHLTIQLTGGAMAHVHVNWLSPTKIRTMVIGGSTRTVVWDDLNPTQRLSVYDRGVERTEAADLGEDRRAQTIVSYRTGDMVAPALPEKEALRAVMTEFHASITERRAPLTDGRSGLQVLSILEAASASLAQGGVFMPILGADLDLLDADSEGVSA
- a CDS encoding NAD-dependent epimerase/dehydratase family protein, encoding MTAQPIEGQRALVTGGAGTIGSAVVDQLLAAGAREVVVLDNFVRGRKENLADASAVAGDRLRVVDGDINDRAVVGELTAGMDLVFHLAAIRITQCAEEPRLALECLVDGTFTVIEAAADAGVKKVIASSSASVYGLAETFPTDERHHPYNNDTFYGAAKAFNEGMLRSFKAMRDLDYVALRYFNVYGPRMDVHGLYTEVLIRWMDRVVDGKAPLIFGDGAQTMDFVHVHDIARANVLAARADVTDTVYNIASAHETSLLDLANALLSAMDSDLVPEHGPDRKVNGVTRRLADIGAAERDLGWRPEIKLEDGLRGLVQWWKSQPRPAE